A genome region from Paralichthys olivaceus isolate ysfri-2021 chromosome 6, ASM2471397v2, whole genome shotgun sequence includes the following:
- the LOC109630466 gene encoding band 4.1-like protein 1 isoform X2 — protein MGSGLALQRRRFVRQVSRTNGDGAALIPPTRSARWFIGLHTHTDPFISCISRPSVQQESAGLQSISMTTEKALAEEIRSAMEGDARRTNQEGFSPVQVPEDHGEMDDSSEQTPSKASKSPQKTTKRPKTVPVKVTLLDGSDYDTAVEKFARGQTLLDMVCGHLNLLERDYFGLTFHDTDNSKNWLDPSKEIKKQIRVGSWNLGFSVKFYPPDPSVLIEDITRYYLCLQLRDDILSGRLPCSFVTHALLGSYTVQAELGDYEPEEHGPDYVSDFRFAPNQTRELEERVMELHRNYRGMSPAEAEVNFLENAKKLSMYGVDLHHAKDSEGIDIMLGVSANGLLIYRDRLRINRFAWPKILKISYKRSNFYIKIRPGEYEQFESTIGFKLPNHRASKRLWKVCIEHHTFFRLVSPEPPPKGFLVIGSKFRYSGRTQAQTRQASALIDRPAPQFERSVSKRYLLPRSIDGASALGDSMDQLSQRSSSERTQFMSREDLDQEGSLDLDQEQYHYQDQDQDQFTDQELEPHEGQEPNQMRCSSTPTKTLELKSEEAGSFVDSKPEDLATPRPKQEQFLDKPEDVLQKHQASINELKRALKQPNSKMAQREKRLSSATPAGGTPEWKTATTDGKLIVKQDAHDGALDAYSKESSKTPSMVRNTFASWTEASMNNCQTLIDSSRTRPQTSLEQEIDFTSRGVRDPNPMDDTSTSKRHHDSVFSRHTFQENGYGSSPDKQRNDDVRLCLYEHNSHLDRPRNFESPTVLESLPKDDGVRIERDDRDWKIKDQSPAGRKDCDKTGSSHSEVTKVVPLKPQRSKKSLNKENKGDVNPQTQIHSDRDVFVAAGDVQMTNSKDASCEAERILEDNTPLQSATDVVKENTAAAKNHSEAAMLNEQQTQIYQQMKNELFRHQELRDRSDATGQNHWTRGGGGGGVLYEDNFQNNSEFKENLFSGSKFPTAPPRTLPLKTQWSRDRQSNMDNSHIHYRTPGQESARRKQAETPPTPAIHEEPLSDREPWERRLGSVSEDDQDQDILYLRETHLGIERKCSSITVSSTSSLEAEVDFTVLTDLHTGMEEFSRGMSELGERDLSPDGGLCLSIDLLQQHGPSEPPPLVSAPLSRGASSSPPAKHTQTEEVRGEVKRPDVQPVVPKKPKRSVPVSSSVDREQLHREAGRAPAVTPLSREASDLMPTPAVRKTDVRTETQPNGSEVTTTIVEFTDQDHGIAGLSEVCYSTRQSVSPVHMSSLGRESSGSPILVTENVTSATTHVSKTVKGGYSETRIEKRIIITGDDDVDQEQALAIAIQEAKQQHPDMQVTKAVVVRETESSTEDRHGASEC, from the exons gactGCAATCCATTTCTATGACAACAGAGAAGGCTTTGGCTGAGGAAATAAGGAGCGCGATGGAGGGTGACGCCAGAAGGACCAATCAG gaAGGATTTTCTCCCGTCCAGGTTCCCGAGGACCACGGTGAAATGGATGATAGCTCAGAGCAGACCCCCAGCAAAGCCTCCAAATCCCCACAGAAAACCACCAAGCGACCCAAGACTGTCCCGGTCAAAGTCACTCTACTGGACGGCTCAGACTATGACACTGCAGTTGAG aaatTCGCCAGGGGCCAGACCCTGCTGGACATGGTGTGTGGCCATCTGAACCTGCTGGAGAGGGACTACTTTGGCCTGACTTTCCACGACACTGACAACTCCAAG aATTGGTTGGATCCCTCCAAAGAGATAAAGAAGCAAATTCGGG TTGGCTCCTGGAATTTGGGATTTTCTGTCAAGTTTTACCCTCCAGACCCATCTGTACTGATTGAAGACATCACCAG gTACTACCTGTGCCTGCAGCTGAGGGACGACATCCTGTCCGGACGTCTACCCTGCTCATTTGTCACCCACGCTCTTCTGGGCTCCTACACTGTCCAGGCCGAACTGGGAGACTACGAGCCTGAGGAACATGGCCCCGACTATGTTAGCGACTTCCGATTTGCCCCCAACCAGACACgtgagctggaggagagagtgatggaGCTTCACCGTAACTACAG GGGAATGAGTCCGGCAGAGGCAGAGGTGAATTTTCTAGAAAATGCCAAGAAGCTCTCGATGTATGGAGTGGACCTGCATCACGCTAAG GATTCAGAGGGAATCGATATAATGCTTGGAGTGAGCGCCAACGGTCTGCTAATTTACCGAGACCGCCTCAGGATCAACCGGTTCGCCTGGCCCAAAATCCTCAAGATCTCCTATAAGAGAAGCAACTTCTACATTAAGATCCGACCTGGAGAg TATGAACAGTTTGAGAGCACCATAGGCTTCAAGCTGCCCAATCATCGGGCGTCAAAGCGATTGTGGAAGGTCTGCATTGAGCACCACACCTTCTTCAG GTTGGTTTCTCCAGAGCCGCCTCCCAAGGGCTTCCTTGTGATCGGCTCCAAGTTCCGCTACAGCGGGCGAACCCAAGCCCAGACCAGACAGGCCAGCGCTCTCATCGACAGGCCTGCCCCACAGTTCGAGCGCTCCGTCAGCAAGAGGTACTTGCTGCCTCGGAGCATTGATGGAG CCTCAGCTCTGGGTGATAGCATGGACCAATTGTCACAGCGAAGCTCCAGTGAACGCACACAGTTCATGTCCAGAGAAGACCTAGACCAAGAGGGGAGCCTGGATCTGGACCAAGAGCAGTACCACTATCAGGACCAAGACCAGGACCAGTTCACAGATCAAGAGCTGGAGCCGCATGAGGGTCAAGAACCGAATCAGATGCGGTGCTCCTCAACGCCCACAAAGACTTTAGAGCTTAAG AGTGAAGAGGCAGGTTCATTTGTTGACTCAAAGCCAGag GATCTGGCCACCCCTCGGCCCAAACAGGAG CAGTTCCTGGATAAGCCAGAAGATGTTTTACAGAAGCACCAGGCCAGCATCAACGAGCTGAAGAGGGCTCTGAAGCAGCCCAACAGCAAGATGGCCCAGAGGGAGAAACGCCTCTCCTCGGCTACCCCTGCTGGTGGAACCCCTGAGTGGAAAACA GCGACCACTGATGGCAAATTGATTGTCAAGCAGGATGCTCATGATGGAGCTCTGGATGCTTACTCTAAAGAATCGAGTAAGACGCCGTCTATGGTTAGAAACACGTTTGCATCTTGGACTGAAGCGAGCATGAACAATTGTCAAACACTCATAGACTCTTCGAGAACTAGACCCCAAACTTCTCTGGAACAGGAAATAGACTTTACTAGTAGGGGAGTAAGAGATCCGAACCCAATGGATGACACCTCAACATCTAAAAGGCATCACGACTCTGTATTCTCAAGACACACCTTTCAAGAAAATGGATACGGATCATCCCCAGATAAGCAGAGGAATGATGATGTGAGGCTTTGTCTGTACGAGCACAACAGTCATCTTGACAGGCCGAGGAACTTCGAGAGTCCCACAGTGCTGGAATCTCTCCCAAAAGACGATGGGGTCAGGATTGAGAGAGATGACAGggactggaaaataaaagaccagAGCCCAGCAGGAAGGAAAGATTGTGACAAAACCGGGAGCTCACACTCAGAAGTCACTAAAGTAGTCCCTCTCAAGCCACAGCGATCAAAGAAGtctttgaataaagaaaataaaggtgATGTAAACCCTCAAACCCAAATCCACTCTGATAGAGACGTCTTTGTTGCAGCTGGTGACGTACAGATGACAAATTCAAAAGACGCATCCTGTGAGGCAGAAAGGATACTCGAGGATAATACTCCGCTGCAATCTGCCACAGATGTCGTCaaggaaaacacagcagctgccaAAAACCACAGTGAGGCTGCGATGTTGAATGAGCAGCAAACTCAAATTTATCAGCAGATGAAGAATGAGTTGTTTCGACATCAAGAGCTCAGAGACCGCAGCGATGCAACAGGGCAAAATCActggacaagaggaggaggcggaggaggtgTGCTGTATGAAGATAATTTTCAAAACAACTCTGAGTTTAAAGAGAATCTCTTTTCTGGCTCCAAGTTCCCAACAGCTCCCCCCAGAACTCTCCCTTTAAAAACGCAGTGGTCCAGAGACAGGCAGAGCAACATGGACAACAGCCACATCCACTACAGGACGCCCGGCCAAGAAAGTGCCAGGAGGAAGCAAGCG GAGACACCTCCCACACCTGCGATTCATGAGGAGCCTCTCAGCGAT agggAACCATGGGAAAGGCGCTTGGGCTCTGTATCGGAAGATGACCAGGACCAAGACATCCTGTACCTGAGGGAAACCCACCTGGGCATCGAACGCAAATGCTCCAGCATCACGGTCAGCTCTACGTCCAGCCTGGAGGCCGAAGTGGATTTCACCGTCCTCACTGACCTGCACACAGGCATGGAGGAGTTCTCTAGGGGCATGTCGGAGCTGGGAGAGAGGGATCTGTCACCTGATGGTGGTCTGTGCCTCAGCATCGACTTACTTCAGCAGCACGGCCCTTCAGAGCCTCCTCCATTAGTGTCAGCCCCTCTTTCCAGAGGAGCCAGCAGCAGCCCTCCGGCTAAACACACCCAGACtgaagaggtcagaggagaggTCAAACGGCCCGATGTTCAG cctgTAGTTCCCAAAAAACCAAAGAGATCGGTGCCAGTGTCGTCGTCAGTTGACAGAGAGCAGTTGCACAGAGAAGCTGGCCGAGCCCCCGCTGTCACGCCACTGAGCAGGGAAGCCAGTGATCTCATGCCCACACCGGCAGTGAGGAAGACGGATGTCAGGACGGAGACTCAGCCAaatgggtcagaggtcaccacAACCATCGTGGAGTTCACAGATCAG GATCACGGAATCGCTGGCCTAAGTGAAGTTTGTTACTCTACGAGACAGAGTGTTTCCCCT GTGCACATGAGCAGTCTTGGCAGAGAGTCGTCAGGGTCGCCCATCCTTGTCACTGAAAACGTTACCTCGGCTACCACTCACGTCTCCAAG ACGGTGAAAGGAGGATATTCAGAGACCAGGATTGAGAAGAGGATCATAATCACAGGAGACGATGATGTAGACCAAGAACAG GCTCTGGCCATCGCAATACAGGAAGCCAAGCAGCAGCATCCAGACATGCAGGTGACCAAGGCGGTCGTTGTCAGGGAAACAGAATCGTCCACTGAGGATCGACACGGTGCATCAGAG TGCTGA
- the LOC109630466 gene encoding band 4.1-like protein 1 isoform X1, which produces MGSGLALQRRRFVRQVSRTNGDGAALIPPTRSARWFIGLHTHTDPFISCISRPSVQQESAGLQSISMTTEKALAEEIRSAMEGDARRTNQEGFSPVQVPEDHGEMDDSSEQTPSKASKSPQKTTKRPKTVPVKVTLLDGSDYDTAVEKFARGQTLLDMVCGHLNLLERDYFGLTFHDTDNSKNWLDPSKEIKKQIRVGSWNLGFSVKFYPPDPSVLIEDITRYYLCLQLRDDILSGRLPCSFVTHALLGSYTVQAELGDYEPEEHGPDYVSDFRFAPNQTRELEERVMELHRNYRGMSPAEAEVNFLENAKKLSMYGVDLHHAKDSEGIDIMLGVSANGLLIYRDRLRINRFAWPKILKISYKRSNFYIKIRPGEYEQFESTIGFKLPNHRASKRLWKVCIEHHTFFRLVSPEPPPKGFLVIGSKFRYSGRTQAQTRQASALIDRPAPQFERSVSKRYLLPRSIDGASALGDSMDQLSQRSSSERTQFMSREDLDQEGSLDLDQEQYHYQDQDQDQFTDQELEPHEGQEPNQMRCSSTPTKTLELKSEEAGSFVDSKPEDLATPRPKQEQQFLDKPEDVLQKHQASINELKRALKQPNSKMAQREKRLSSATPAGGTPEWKTATTDGKLIVKQDAHDGALDAYSKESSKTPSMVRNTFASWTEASMNNCQTLIDSSRTRPQTSLEQEIDFTSRGVRDPNPMDDTSTSKRHHDSVFSRHTFQENGYGSSPDKQRNDDVRLCLYEHNSHLDRPRNFESPTVLESLPKDDGVRIERDDRDWKIKDQSPAGRKDCDKTGSSHSEVTKVVPLKPQRSKKSLNKENKGDVNPQTQIHSDRDVFVAAGDVQMTNSKDASCEAERILEDNTPLQSATDVVKENTAAAKNHSEAAMLNEQQTQIYQQMKNELFRHQELRDRSDATGQNHWTRGGGGGGVLYEDNFQNNSEFKENLFSGSKFPTAPPRTLPLKTQWSRDRQSNMDNSHIHYRTPGQESARRKQAETPPTPAIHEEPLSDREPWERRLGSVSEDDQDQDILYLRETHLGIERKCSSITVSSTSSLEAEVDFTVLTDLHTGMEEFSRGMSELGERDLSPDGGLCLSIDLLQQHGPSEPPPLVSAPLSRGASSSPPAKHTQTEEVRGEVKRPDVQPVVPKKPKRSVPVSSSVDREQLHREAGRAPAVTPLSREASDLMPTPAVRKTDVRTETQPNGSEVTTTIVEFTDQDHGIAGLSEVCYSTRQSVSPVHMSSLGRESSGSPILVTENVTSATTHVSKTVKGGYSETRIEKRIIITGDDDVDQEQALAIAIQEAKQQHPDMQVTKAVVVRETESSTEDRHGASEC; this is translated from the exons gactGCAATCCATTTCTATGACAACAGAGAAGGCTTTGGCTGAGGAAATAAGGAGCGCGATGGAGGGTGACGCCAGAAGGACCAATCAG gaAGGATTTTCTCCCGTCCAGGTTCCCGAGGACCACGGTGAAATGGATGATAGCTCAGAGCAGACCCCCAGCAAAGCCTCCAAATCCCCACAGAAAACCACCAAGCGACCCAAGACTGTCCCGGTCAAAGTCACTCTACTGGACGGCTCAGACTATGACACTGCAGTTGAG aaatTCGCCAGGGGCCAGACCCTGCTGGACATGGTGTGTGGCCATCTGAACCTGCTGGAGAGGGACTACTTTGGCCTGACTTTCCACGACACTGACAACTCCAAG aATTGGTTGGATCCCTCCAAAGAGATAAAGAAGCAAATTCGGG TTGGCTCCTGGAATTTGGGATTTTCTGTCAAGTTTTACCCTCCAGACCCATCTGTACTGATTGAAGACATCACCAG gTACTACCTGTGCCTGCAGCTGAGGGACGACATCCTGTCCGGACGTCTACCCTGCTCATTTGTCACCCACGCTCTTCTGGGCTCCTACACTGTCCAGGCCGAACTGGGAGACTACGAGCCTGAGGAACATGGCCCCGACTATGTTAGCGACTTCCGATTTGCCCCCAACCAGACACgtgagctggaggagagagtgatggaGCTTCACCGTAACTACAG GGGAATGAGTCCGGCAGAGGCAGAGGTGAATTTTCTAGAAAATGCCAAGAAGCTCTCGATGTATGGAGTGGACCTGCATCACGCTAAG GATTCAGAGGGAATCGATATAATGCTTGGAGTGAGCGCCAACGGTCTGCTAATTTACCGAGACCGCCTCAGGATCAACCGGTTCGCCTGGCCCAAAATCCTCAAGATCTCCTATAAGAGAAGCAACTTCTACATTAAGATCCGACCTGGAGAg TATGAACAGTTTGAGAGCACCATAGGCTTCAAGCTGCCCAATCATCGGGCGTCAAAGCGATTGTGGAAGGTCTGCATTGAGCACCACACCTTCTTCAG GTTGGTTTCTCCAGAGCCGCCTCCCAAGGGCTTCCTTGTGATCGGCTCCAAGTTCCGCTACAGCGGGCGAACCCAAGCCCAGACCAGACAGGCCAGCGCTCTCATCGACAGGCCTGCCCCACAGTTCGAGCGCTCCGTCAGCAAGAGGTACTTGCTGCCTCGGAGCATTGATGGAG CCTCAGCTCTGGGTGATAGCATGGACCAATTGTCACAGCGAAGCTCCAGTGAACGCACACAGTTCATGTCCAGAGAAGACCTAGACCAAGAGGGGAGCCTGGATCTGGACCAAGAGCAGTACCACTATCAGGACCAAGACCAGGACCAGTTCACAGATCAAGAGCTGGAGCCGCATGAGGGTCAAGAACCGAATCAGATGCGGTGCTCCTCAACGCCCACAAAGACTTTAGAGCTTAAG AGTGAAGAGGCAGGTTCATTTGTTGACTCAAAGCCAGag GATCTGGCCACCCCTCGGCCCAAACAGGAG CAGCAGTTCCTGGATAAGCCAGAAGATGTTTTACAGAAGCACCAGGCCAGCATCAACGAGCTGAAGAGGGCTCTGAAGCAGCCCAACAGCAAGATGGCCCAGAGGGAGAAACGCCTCTCCTCGGCTACCCCTGCTGGTGGAACCCCTGAGTGGAAAACA GCGACCACTGATGGCAAATTGATTGTCAAGCAGGATGCTCATGATGGAGCTCTGGATGCTTACTCTAAAGAATCGAGTAAGACGCCGTCTATGGTTAGAAACACGTTTGCATCTTGGACTGAAGCGAGCATGAACAATTGTCAAACACTCATAGACTCTTCGAGAACTAGACCCCAAACTTCTCTGGAACAGGAAATAGACTTTACTAGTAGGGGAGTAAGAGATCCGAACCCAATGGATGACACCTCAACATCTAAAAGGCATCACGACTCTGTATTCTCAAGACACACCTTTCAAGAAAATGGATACGGATCATCCCCAGATAAGCAGAGGAATGATGATGTGAGGCTTTGTCTGTACGAGCACAACAGTCATCTTGACAGGCCGAGGAACTTCGAGAGTCCCACAGTGCTGGAATCTCTCCCAAAAGACGATGGGGTCAGGATTGAGAGAGATGACAGggactggaaaataaaagaccagAGCCCAGCAGGAAGGAAAGATTGTGACAAAACCGGGAGCTCACACTCAGAAGTCACTAAAGTAGTCCCTCTCAAGCCACAGCGATCAAAGAAGtctttgaataaagaaaataaaggtgATGTAAACCCTCAAACCCAAATCCACTCTGATAGAGACGTCTTTGTTGCAGCTGGTGACGTACAGATGACAAATTCAAAAGACGCATCCTGTGAGGCAGAAAGGATACTCGAGGATAATACTCCGCTGCAATCTGCCACAGATGTCGTCaaggaaaacacagcagctgccaAAAACCACAGTGAGGCTGCGATGTTGAATGAGCAGCAAACTCAAATTTATCAGCAGATGAAGAATGAGTTGTTTCGACATCAAGAGCTCAGAGACCGCAGCGATGCAACAGGGCAAAATCActggacaagaggaggaggcggaggaggtgTGCTGTATGAAGATAATTTTCAAAACAACTCTGAGTTTAAAGAGAATCTCTTTTCTGGCTCCAAGTTCCCAACAGCTCCCCCCAGAACTCTCCCTTTAAAAACGCAGTGGTCCAGAGACAGGCAGAGCAACATGGACAACAGCCACATCCACTACAGGACGCCCGGCCAAGAAAGTGCCAGGAGGAAGCAAGCG GAGACACCTCCCACACCTGCGATTCATGAGGAGCCTCTCAGCGAT agggAACCATGGGAAAGGCGCTTGGGCTCTGTATCGGAAGATGACCAGGACCAAGACATCCTGTACCTGAGGGAAACCCACCTGGGCATCGAACGCAAATGCTCCAGCATCACGGTCAGCTCTACGTCCAGCCTGGAGGCCGAAGTGGATTTCACCGTCCTCACTGACCTGCACACAGGCATGGAGGAGTTCTCTAGGGGCATGTCGGAGCTGGGAGAGAGGGATCTGTCACCTGATGGTGGTCTGTGCCTCAGCATCGACTTACTTCAGCAGCACGGCCCTTCAGAGCCTCCTCCATTAGTGTCAGCCCCTCTTTCCAGAGGAGCCAGCAGCAGCCCTCCGGCTAAACACACCCAGACtgaagaggtcagaggagaggTCAAACGGCCCGATGTTCAG cctgTAGTTCCCAAAAAACCAAAGAGATCGGTGCCAGTGTCGTCGTCAGTTGACAGAGAGCAGTTGCACAGAGAAGCTGGCCGAGCCCCCGCTGTCACGCCACTGAGCAGGGAAGCCAGTGATCTCATGCCCACACCGGCAGTGAGGAAGACGGATGTCAGGACGGAGACTCAGCCAaatgggtcagaggtcaccacAACCATCGTGGAGTTCACAGATCAG GATCACGGAATCGCTGGCCTAAGTGAAGTTTGTTACTCTACGAGACAGAGTGTTTCCCCT GTGCACATGAGCAGTCTTGGCAGAGAGTCGTCAGGGTCGCCCATCCTTGTCACTGAAAACGTTACCTCGGCTACCACTCACGTCTCCAAG ACGGTGAAAGGAGGATATTCAGAGACCAGGATTGAGAAGAGGATCATAATCACAGGAGACGATGATGTAGACCAAGAACAG GCTCTGGCCATCGCAATACAGGAAGCCAAGCAGCAGCATCCAGACATGCAGGTGACCAAGGCGGTCGTTGTCAGGGAAACAGAATCGTCCACTGAGGATCGACACGGTGCATCAGAG TGCTGA
- the LOC109630466 gene encoding band 4.1-like protein 1 isoform X4 produces the protein MGSGLALQRRRFVRQVSRTNGDGAALIPPTRSARWFIGLHTHTDPFISCISRPSVQQESAGLQSISMTTEKALAEEIRSAMEGDARRTNQEGFSPVQVPEDHGEMDDSSEQTPSKASKSPQKTTKRPKTVPVKVTLLDGSDYDTAVEKFARGQTLLDMVCGHLNLLERDYFGLTFHDTDNSKNWLDPSKEIKKQIRVGSWNLGFSVKFYPPDPSVLIEDITRYYLCLQLRDDILSGRLPCSFVTHALLGSYTVQAELGDYEPEEHGPDYVSDFRFAPNQTRELEERVMELHRNYRGMSPAEAEVNFLENAKKLSMYGVDLHHAKDSEGIDIMLGVSANGLLIYRDRLRINRFAWPKILKISYKRSNFYIKIRPGEYEQFESTIGFKLPNHRASKRLWKVCIEHHTFFRLVSPEPPPKGFLVIGSKFRYSGRTQAQTRQASALIDRPAPQFERSVSKRYLLPRSIDGASALGDSMDQLSQRSSSERTQFMSREDLDQEGSLDLDQEQYHYQDQDQDQFTDQELEPHEGQEPNQMRCSSTPTKTLELKSEEAGSFVDSKPEQQFLDKPEDVLQKHQASINELKRALKQPNSKMAQREKRLSSATPAGGTPEWKTETPPTPAIHEEPLSDREPWERRLGSVSEDDQDQDILYLRETHLGIERKCSSITVSSTSSLEAEVDFTVLTDLHTGMEEFSRGMSELGERDLSPDGGLCLSIDLLQQHGPSEPPPLVSAPLSRGASSSPPAKHTQTEEVRGEVKRPDVQPVVPKKPKRSVPVSSSVDREQLHREAGRAPAVTPLSREASDLMPTPAVRKTDVRTETQPNGSEVTTTIVEFTDQDHGIAGLSEVCYSTRQSVSPVHMSSLGRESSGSPILVTENVTSATTHVSKTVKGGYSETRIEKRIIITGDDDVDQEQALAIAIQEAKQQHPDMQVTKAVVVRETESSTEDRHGASEC, from the exons gactGCAATCCATTTCTATGACAACAGAGAAGGCTTTGGCTGAGGAAATAAGGAGCGCGATGGAGGGTGACGCCAGAAGGACCAATCAG gaAGGATTTTCTCCCGTCCAGGTTCCCGAGGACCACGGTGAAATGGATGATAGCTCAGAGCAGACCCCCAGCAAAGCCTCCAAATCCCCACAGAAAACCACCAAGCGACCCAAGACTGTCCCGGTCAAAGTCACTCTACTGGACGGCTCAGACTATGACACTGCAGTTGAG aaatTCGCCAGGGGCCAGACCCTGCTGGACATGGTGTGTGGCCATCTGAACCTGCTGGAGAGGGACTACTTTGGCCTGACTTTCCACGACACTGACAACTCCAAG aATTGGTTGGATCCCTCCAAAGAGATAAAGAAGCAAATTCGGG TTGGCTCCTGGAATTTGGGATTTTCTGTCAAGTTTTACCCTCCAGACCCATCTGTACTGATTGAAGACATCACCAG gTACTACCTGTGCCTGCAGCTGAGGGACGACATCCTGTCCGGACGTCTACCCTGCTCATTTGTCACCCACGCTCTTCTGGGCTCCTACACTGTCCAGGCCGAACTGGGAGACTACGAGCCTGAGGAACATGGCCCCGACTATGTTAGCGACTTCCGATTTGCCCCCAACCAGACACgtgagctggaggagagagtgatggaGCTTCACCGTAACTACAG GGGAATGAGTCCGGCAGAGGCAGAGGTGAATTTTCTAGAAAATGCCAAGAAGCTCTCGATGTATGGAGTGGACCTGCATCACGCTAAG GATTCAGAGGGAATCGATATAATGCTTGGAGTGAGCGCCAACGGTCTGCTAATTTACCGAGACCGCCTCAGGATCAACCGGTTCGCCTGGCCCAAAATCCTCAAGATCTCCTATAAGAGAAGCAACTTCTACATTAAGATCCGACCTGGAGAg TATGAACAGTTTGAGAGCACCATAGGCTTCAAGCTGCCCAATCATCGGGCGTCAAAGCGATTGTGGAAGGTCTGCATTGAGCACCACACCTTCTTCAG GTTGGTTTCTCCAGAGCCGCCTCCCAAGGGCTTCCTTGTGATCGGCTCCAAGTTCCGCTACAGCGGGCGAACCCAAGCCCAGACCAGACAGGCCAGCGCTCTCATCGACAGGCCTGCCCCACAGTTCGAGCGCTCCGTCAGCAAGAGGTACTTGCTGCCTCGGAGCATTGATGGAG CCTCAGCTCTGGGTGATAGCATGGACCAATTGTCACAGCGAAGCTCCAGTGAACGCACACAGTTCATGTCCAGAGAAGACCTAGACCAAGAGGGGAGCCTGGATCTGGACCAAGAGCAGTACCACTATCAGGACCAAGACCAGGACCAGTTCACAGATCAAGAGCTGGAGCCGCATGAGGGTCAAGAACCGAATCAGATGCGGTGCTCCTCAACGCCCACAAAGACTTTAGAGCTTAAG AGTGAAGAGGCAGGTTCATTTGTTGACTCAAAGCCAGag CAGCAGTTCCTGGATAAGCCAGAAGATGTTTTACAGAAGCACCAGGCCAGCATCAACGAGCTGAAGAGGGCTCTGAAGCAGCCCAACAGCAAGATGGCCCAGAGGGAGAAACGCCTCTCCTCGGCTACCCCTGCTGGTGGAACCCCTGAGTGGAAAACA GAGACACCTCCCACACCTGCGATTCATGAGGAGCCTCTCAGCGAT agggAACCATGGGAAAGGCGCTTGGGCTCTGTATCGGAAGATGACCAGGACCAAGACATCCTGTACCTGAGGGAAACCCACCTGGGCATCGAACGCAAATGCTCCAGCATCACGGTCAGCTCTACGTCCAGCCTGGAGGCCGAAGTGGATTTCACCGTCCTCACTGACCTGCACACAGGCATGGAGGAGTTCTCTAGGGGCATGTCGGAGCTGGGAGAGAGGGATCTGTCACCTGATGGTGGTCTGTGCCTCAGCATCGACTTACTTCAGCAGCACGGCCCTTCAGAGCCTCCTCCATTAGTGTCAGCCCCTCTTTCCAGAGGAGCCAGCAGCAGCCCTCCGGCTAAACACACCCAGACtgaagaggtcagaggagaggTCAAACGGCCCGATGTTCAG cctgTAGTTCCCAAAAAACCAAAGAGATCGGTGCCAGTGTCGTCGTCAGTTGACAGAGAGCAGTTGCACAGAGAAGCTGGCCGAGCCCCCGCTGTCACGCCACTGAGCAGGGAAGCCAGTGATCTCATGCCCACACCGGCAGTGAGGAAGACGGATGTCAGGACGGAGACTCAGCCAaatgggtcagaggtcaccacAACCATCGTGGAGTTCACAGATCAG GATCACGGAATCGCTGGCCTAAGTGAAGTTTGTTACTCTACGAGACAGAGTGTTTCCCCT GTGCACATGAGCAGTCTTGGCAGAGAGTCGTCAGGGTCGCCCATCCTTGTCACTGAAAACGTTACCTCGGCTACCACTCACGTCTCCAAG ACGGTGAAAGGAGGATATTCAGAGACCAGGATTGAGAAGAGGATCATAATCACAGGAGACGATGATGTAGACCAAGAACAG GCTCTGGCCATCGCAATACAGGAAGCCAAGCAGCAGCATCCAGACATGCAGGTGACCAAGGCGGTCGTTGTCAGGGAAACAGAATCGTCCACTGAGGATCGACACGGTGCATCAGAG TGCTGA